One window of the Streptomyces asoensis genome contains the following:
- a CDS encoding pectinesterase family protein, whose translation MPILVVGASAGPAQAATPGAGGTYTLAVTKSGMCLDVVGMSTANKALVQQWNCVGSQTNQQWTVIDRGSSTYELMSVGSGKCLDVPDSSTAGGVQLQQYTCVGSSNQLWRFSPSGTGTYQIVSVSSGLCVSDLNASTTAGNPVIQETCTANTNKQWAFTLIGSKPTVAADGSGTYTTVQAAVDAVPSGNTQPVVITIAPGTYREIVTIPSNKPYITLRGLGSSSSATVIVNNHSAGGYGTSGSATMFANGHDFTATNLTVSNDFDESTTTSGQQAVALNLNADRAVFNNVRLLGDQDTFLVNTGARAYVLNSYVEGTVDFIFGAGTIVFNDCDIYEKRTTGGPITAASTDIAKRYGFLFYRSNITGATNNTTQLGRPWYPDAQVLYRESSLSATLATAQPWTDMSSNSWQNARFSEYRNTGAGATVNSNRPQLSDAAAADYTPQKYLAGSDGWNPL comes from the coding sequence GTGCCGATCCTGGTGGTGGGTGCTTCCGCGGGGCCCGCGCAGGCCGCGACTCCGGGTGCCGGCGGAACGTACACCCTGGCTGTCACCAAGAGTGGTATGTGCCTGGACGTCGTCGGCATGAGCACCGCCAACAAAGCCCTTGTGCAGCAGTGGAACTGCGTCGGCAGTCAGACCAACCAGCAGTGGACGGTCATCGACAGGGGCTCCTCCACGTACGAGTTGATGTCCGTGGGCAGCGGCAAGTGCCTCGACGTCCCCGACTCCAGCACTGCCGGCGGAGTCCAGCTCCAGCAGTACACCTGTGTGGGAAGCAGCAACCAACTCTGGCGCTTCAGCCCTTCAGGCACCGGCACTTACCAGATCGTGAGCGTCAGCAGCGGTCTCTGTGTCAGCGACCTCAACGCGAGCACCACCGCCGGCAACCCCGTCATCCAGGAAACCTGCACCGCCAACACCAACAAGCAGTGGGCCTTCACCCTGATCGGCAGCAAGCCGACGGTGGCCGCCGATGGGTCGGGAACCTACACGACCGTCCAAGCGGCCGTGGACGCGGTGCCCTCGGGCAACACCCAGCCCGTCGTCATCACCATCGCACCCGGGACCTACCGCGAGATCGTGACGATCCCGAGCAACAAGCCCTACATCACCCTGCGGGGGCTCGGTTCCTCGTCCTCGGCGACCGTGATCGTCAACAACCACAGCGCCGGCGGCTACGGCACCTCGGGCAGCGCCACCATGTTCGCCAACGGGCACGACTTCACGGCCACCAACCTCACCGTCTCGAACGACTTCGACGAAAGCACGACCACGTCGGGTCAACAGGCGGTGGCGCTGAACCTGAATGCGGACCGCGCTGTCTTCAACAACGTCCGGCTGCTGGGCGACCAGGACACCTTCCTGGTCAACACCGGGGCACGGGCGTACGTGCTGAACTCCTATGTGGAAGGCACGGTCGACTTCATCTTCGGCGCCGGCACGATCGTCTTCAACGACTGCGACATCTACGAGAAACGGACGACCGGCGGCCCGATCACCGCGGCCAGCACGGACATCGCGAAGCGATACGGCTTCCTCTTCTACCGGTCGAACATCACGGGCGCGACCAACAACACCACCCAGTTGGGCCGTCCCTGGTACCCGGACGCGCAGGTGCTCTACCGGGAGTCGTCGCTCAGCGCCACCCTCGCCACTGCCCAGCCGTGGACGGACATGTCGTCCAACTCCTGGCAGAACGCGCGGTTCAGCGAATACAGGAACACGGGCGCCGGAGCGACGGTCAACAGCAACCGGCCGCAGCTCAGCGACGCCGCAGCCGCCGACTACACCCCGCAGAAGTACCTCGCGGGCTCCGACGGGTGGAATCCGCTGTGA
- a CDS encoding RICIN domain-containing protein, with protein sequence MRQSRVLTRTRILKTHRRLLHAMVAFVLAVPILVVGASAGPAQAATPGAGGTYTLAVTKSGMCLDVVGMSTANKALVQQWNCVGSQTNQQWTVIDRGSSTYELMSVGSGKCLDVPDSSTAGGVQLQQYTCVGSSNQLWRFSPSGTGTYQIVSVSSGLCVSDLNASTTAGNPVIQETCTANTNKQWLFQPVSGRSWSNTADGFAATGGGTTGGAAGGTVTATTYADLVKYASADAPYVIKVPGAITVPTYGYEIPVKSDKTIVGVGTAGQIVNGGFNLAAGVHNVIIRNLTIRDTRMTDDDPDDKVYDYDGIQMDTVDHIWIDHNRIQRMNDGLIDSRKDTSYLTVSWNDLGEVNKAFGIGWTDNVTARMTIHHNWIHDTNQRNPSIDNVALAHLYNNYLENITSYGNLSRGSSKTVIENSYYENVNDPYTYDTTAASLTQTGSVVVNCTGDQKTNGTTFNPGSYYGYTLDPASNVPALLKQYSGPQSNIGT encoded by the coding sequence GTGCGACAGAGCCGCGTACTCACCCGCACACGCATCCTGAAGACACATCGCCGCCTCCTCCACGCGATGGTCGCGTTCGTTCTGGCGGTGCCGATCCTGGTGGTGGGTGCTTCCGCGGGGCCCGCGCAGGCCGCGACTCCGGGTGCCGGCGGAACGTACACCCTGGCTGTCACCAAGAGTGGTATGTGCCTGGACGTCGTCGGCATGAGCACCGCCAACAAAGCCCTTGTGCAGCAGTGGAACTGCGTCGGCAGTCAGACCAACCAGCAGTGGACGGTCATCGACAGGGGCTCCTCCACGTACGAGTTGATGTCCGTGGGCAGCGGCAAGTGCCTCGACGTCCCCGACTCCAGCACTGCCGGCGGAGTCCAGCTCCAGCAGTACACCTGTGTGGGAAGCAGCAACCAACTCTGGCGCTTCAGCCCTTCAGGCACCGGCACTTACCAGATCGTGAGCGTCAGCAGCGGTCTCTGTGTCAGCGACCTCAACGCGAGCACCACCGCCGGCAACCCCGTCATCCAGGAAACCTGCACCGCCAACACCAACAAGCAATGGCTGTTCCAGCCGGTGAGCGGCCGGTCCTGGTCGAACACGGCCGACGGTTTCGCCGCCACCGGGGGCGGCACCACCGGCGGGGCGGCGGGCGGCACGGTCACCGCCACCACCTACGCCGACCTGGTGAAGTACGCGTCCGCCGACGCTCCGTACGTCATCAAGGTCCCCGGAGCCATCACGGTGCCCACCTACGGCTACGAGATCCCGGTGAAGTCCGACAAGACCATCGTCGGCGTCGGCACTGCGGGTCAGATCGTCAACGGCGGGTTCAATCTCGCCGCCGGGGTCCACAACGTGATCATCCGCAACCTGACCATCCGCGACACCCGGATGACCGACGACGACCCCGACGACAAGGTCTACGACTACGACGGAATCCAGATGGACACCGTCGACCACATCTGGATCGACCACAACAGGATCCAGCGGATGAACGACGGGCTCATCGACAGCCGTAAGGACACCAGCTACCTCACCGTGTCCTGGAACGACCTCGGCGAGGTCAACAAGGCCTTCGGTATCGGGTGGACCGACAACGTCACCGCCCGCATGACCATCCACCACAACTGGATCCACGACACCAACCAGCGCAACCCCAGCATCGACAACGTCGCGCTCGCGCACCTGTACAACAACTACCTGGAGAACATCACCTCGTACGGCAACCTCTCGCGCGGCTCGTCGAAGACGGTCATCGAGAACAGCTACTACGAGAACGTGAACGACCCGTACACCTACGACACGACAGCGGCCTCGCTGACCCAGACGGGCAGTGTCGTCGTCAACTGCACGGGTGACCAGAAGACGAACGGGACCACCTTCAACCCGGGCAGTTACTACGGCTACACCCTCGACCCGGCGAGCAACGTCCCGGCTCTGTTGAAGCAGTACTCCGGGCCCCAGTCCAACATCGGCACCTGA
- a CDS encoding LysR family transcriptional regulator, protein MSLRQYEYALAIAEEGSVTAAAELLHVAQPSMSQQIRGLERELGVQLFARTPTGLVPTVVGRAFLREAEIAVSASRRARATARAGADELVGELVVAVQMGFGTRQLPGALGALRRRFPRLEVTVFEEPSSAELERLCRRGVLNLALMAACERSPTDAHHLGDEEFVVVLGAGHRLLAADRVELRELAGEPWVRFDRDSALDGVLLNVLRDNDLAPTTAARVSQTATAVRWADHGLGVTLVPASAVPHGYEHLARPVFPVMAQPVIAVVRHGAGPAETALLDLLRQETWSEPASSSPVS, encoded by the coding sequence GTGAGCCTTCGTCAGTACGAGTACGCGCTGGCCATTGCCGAGGAGGGCTCGGTGACGGCGGCGGCGGAGCTGCTGCACGTCGCCCAGCCGTCGATGTCCCAGCAGATCCGCGGCCTGGAGCGGGAACTCGGCGTGCAACTCTTCGCCCGCACGCCGACCGGACTGGTGCCCACCGTGGTCGGCCGCGCGTTCCTGCGGGAGGCGGAGATCGCGGTCAGCGCGTCGCGGCGGGCGAGGGCGACGGCGCGGGCCGGTGCCGATGAGCTGGTGGGCGAGCTGGTCGTCGCGGTGCAGATGGGCTTCGGCACACGGCAGCTGCCGGGCGCGCTGGGCGCACTGCGTCGCCGCTTCCCGCGGCTGGAGGTCACCGTCTTCGAGGAGCCGAGCTCCGCCGAGCTGGAACGGCTGTGCCGCCGGGGCGTGTTGAACCTTGCCCTGATGGCGGCGTGCGAGCGCAGCCCCACCGACGCCCACCACCTCGGCGACGAGGAGTTCGTCGTGGTGCTGGGTGCCGGGCACCGGCTGCTCGCCGCGGACCGGGTCGAGCTGCGCGAGCTGGCGGGGGAGCCGTGGGTGAGGTTCGACCGCGACAGCGCGCTCGACGGCGTGCTGCTGAACGTGCTGCGGGACAACGATCTGGCCCCGACCACAGCCGCCCGCGTGTCCCAGACGGCGACGGCCGTCCGCTGGGCCGACCACGGGCTGGGGGTGACGCTCGTCCCGGCCTCCGCGGTGCCCCACGGTTACGAGCACCTCGCGCGCCCGGTGTTCCCGGTCATGGCCCAGCCCGTCATCGCCGTGGTCCGGCACGGCGCGGGCCCGGCGGAGACGGCCCTGCTCGACCTCCTGCGTCAGGAGACCTGGTCCGAGCCCGCTTCCTCCTCACCGGTGTCCTGA
- a CDS encoding glycoside hydrolase family 43 protein: MSCPDQPLSRRRMLATSTGLVTGAMLAPTPARAAAAAFTNPVIWQDFADIDVIRVGATYYASASTMHYSPGAPVLRSYDLTNWEIAGHSVPVLDFGAKYDLNGARGYVRGIWASSLAYRPSNRTFYWLGQIDFTRTYIHTATAVEGPWSRLTTISTPYYDAGLLVDSDDTLYVAYGNTTISVAQLSPDGRSQVRTQQVFTTPSSVGTLEGSRFYKINGQYYIFLTRPANGQYILKSSSGPFGPYTMRQVLLDLRGPVPGGGVPHQGGLVQTQSGAWYYLAFVDAYPGGRVPALAPITWTADGWPVVQLVNGAWGTSYPSPIVPTPPRQVTPMVGVDTFDGTTLKPKWEWNHNPDNAKWSVGNGLTLRTATVTNDLYWARNTLTHRVQGPTSTATVELDFSAMRDGDRAGLALLRDSSAWIGVKRDGGVTRVVMVNGLTMDGNWNTTGTGTEAASAAASGSRVWLRAGADIRPGAARPGTFSYSTDGINFIRLGPSFSMGNDWRFFMGYRFALFNHATQALGGAVRVPRFELSTP; encoded by the coding sequence ATGTCATGCCCTGATCAACCTCTGAGCCGGCGCCGGATGCTGGCCACCTCCACCGGCCTGGTCACCGGTGCCATGCTTGCGCCCACCCCCGCCCGCGCGGCCGCCGCGGCGTTCACGAACCCGGTGATCTGGCAGGACTTCGCGGACATCGACGTCATCCGCGTCGGCGCCACCTACTACGCCTCGGCGTCGACAATGCACTACTCGCCCGGGGCACCCGTCCTGCGGTCGTACGACCTGACGAACTGGGAGATCGCCGGTCACTCGGTGCCCGTGCTCGATTTCGGCGCCAAATACGACCTGAACGGCGCCCGTGGCTACGTCCGGGGCATCTGGGCGTCGTCGTTGGCCTACCGGCCGAGCAACAGAACCTTTTACTGGCTCGGCCAGATCGACTTCACCAGGACGTACATCCACACCGCAACCGCCGTCGAGGGTCCGTGGAGCCGGCTCACGACGATCAGCACGCCCTACTACGACGCGGGGCTGCTCGTCGACAGCGACGACACCCTGTACGTGGCCTACGGCAACACCACCATCAGCGTGGCCCAGCTCTCGCCCGACGGTCGCAGCCAGGTCCGCACGCAGCAGGTGTTCACCACACCATCGAGTGTCGGCACCCTCGAGGGCTCCCGCTTCTACAAGATCAACGGGCAGTACTACATCTTCCTGACCCGCCCCGCCAACGGCCAGTACATCCTGAAGTCGTCGAGCGGCCCCTTCGGTCCGTACACGATGCGGCAGGTCCTGCTGGACCTGCGCGGGCCGGTCCCCGGCGGTGGCGTCCCGCACCAGGGCGGGCTGGTGCAGACACAGAGCGGCGCCTGGTACTACCTGGCCTTCGTGGACGCGTACCCCGGCGGCCGGGTACCCGCCCTGGCGCCGATCACCTGGACCGCGGACGGCTGGCCCGTCGTGCAACTCGTGAACGGCGCCTGGGGCACCTCGTACCCCAGCCCGATCGTGCCCACTCCACCCCGCCAGGTCACCCCCATGGTCGGTGTCGACACCTTCGACGGCACGACCCTCAAACCGAAGTGGGAGTGGAACCACAACCCGGACAACGCCAAATGGTCGGTGGGCAACGGACTCACTCTGCGGACCGCGACCGTCACCAACGACCTGTACTGGGCCCGCAACACGCTCACCCACCGCGTCCAGGGCCCCACCTCGACCGCCACCGTCGAGCTCGACTTCTCGGCGATGCGGGACGGCGACCGCGCCGGACTCGCGCTGCTGCGTGACTCCTCCGCCTGGATCGGCGTCAAGCGCGACGGTGGCGTGACGCGGGTCGTGATGGTCAACGGGCTGACCATGGACGGCAACTGGAACACCACCGGCACCGGCACCGAGGCCGCGAGCGCGGCCGCGTCCGGCAGCCGCGTCTGGTTGCGCGCGGGCGCGGACATCCGCCCCGGCGCGGCACGCCCAGGAACCTTCTCCTACAGCACCGACGGCATCAACTTCATCCGCCTCGGCCCCTCCTTCTCCATGGGCAACGACTGGCGGTTCTTCATGGGCTACCGATTCGCCCTCTTCAACCACGCCACCCAGGCACTCGGCGGCGCGGTCCGCGTCCCGCGGTTCGAGCTGTCCACGCCCTGA
- a CDS encoding cellulose binding domain-containing protein: MDPGRKHRAVRRLWTAVAAAFALPLSMLATGTTTANAASVRCSVDYRTNDWGSGFTADLTLTNRGTTAIDGWTLTYGYTGNQKLANGWNGSWSQAGQAITVKNASYNGTIAPGSAVSTGAQFGYSGTNTAPTDFAVDGTSCVGAHQPPITVLTSPAVGAVYSRGDVVPLAATAAAADGATISRVEFYDDTTLLGTDTSAPYTHSASGLTVGSHSLLAKA, from the coding sequence ATGGATCCCGGACGCAAACACAGAGCCGTACGGCGGCTCTGGACCGCCGTCGCCGCCGCGTTCGCCCTACCCCTGTCGATGCTCGCCACCGGCACGACCACCGCGAACGCGGCGTCCGTGCGGTGCAGCGTCGACTACAGGACCAACGACTGGGGTTCCGGCTTCACCGCCGACCTCACCCTCACCAACCGTGGCACCACCGCGATCGACGGCTGGACCCTGACCTACGGCTACACGGGCAACCAGAAGCTCGCGAACGGGTGGAACGGCAGCTGGTCCCAGGCCGGTCAGGCCATCACCGTCAAGAACGCCTCGTACAACGGCACCATCGCCCCGGGCAGCGCCGTCTCCACAGGAGCACAGTTCGGCTACAGCGGCACCAACACCGCCCCGACGGACTTCGCGGTCGACGGCACCAGCTGTGTCGGCGCTCACCAGCCGCCGATCACCGTGCTGACCAGCCCGGCCGTCGGCGCGGTCTACTCACGGGGTGACGTCGTGCCGCTCGCGGCGACCGCGGCGGCCGCGGACGGCGCGACGATCAGCAGGGTGGAGTTCTACGACGACACCACGCTGCTGGGCACGGACACGAGCGCGCCCTACACGCACTCCGCCTCTGGTTTGACCGTGGGCAGTCATTCCCTGCTGGCGAAGGCGTAA
- a CDS encoding LacI family DNA-binding transcriptional regulator, with protein sequence MGRRRPGTPTLEEVAAHARVGRGTVSRVINNAAGVKESTRRAVQRAIEELGYVPNLAARSLAGRRADAVALVMTEPDWRQFAEPFFSEIVRSLGDALTDTGIQLLLTLVRSDAERQRFLEYARGGRVDGVLLMSVHAGDPLPDMLAEARLPTVLLGRRSGEEYVSYVDADNIGGARSAVSHLLRQGRRVIATITGPLDLYAARCRLRGYEEALALAGLKSAPTLVAQSDFTAESGRRAMAELFERHPDIDGVLAASDTTAAGALEALNAAGRRVPEDVAVIGFDDFSLAQRTEPRLTTVRQPIEEIGRAMIRLLLEEMEEGAVAWRHVILRTELVVREST encoded by the coding sequence ATGGGCAGACGACGCCCGGGGACACCGACGCTGGAGGAGGTGGCCGCCCACGCGCGGGTGGGAAGGGGCACGGTCTCCCGCGTCATCAACAACGCGGCGGGCGTGAAGGAGTCGACGCGCCGGGCCGTACAACGGGCCATCGAGGAACTGGGTTACGTGCCCAATCTCGCGGCCCGTTCCCTGGCCGGGCGGCGGGCCGACGCCGTCGCCCTGGTCATGACGGAGCCGGACTGGCGGCAGTTCGCCGAGCCCTTTTTCTCCGAGATCGTCCGCTCGCTCGGAGACGCGCTGACGGACACCGGGATCCAACTGCTGCTGACCCTGGTCCGCTCGGACGCCGAGCGACAGCGCTTCCTCGAGTACGCGCGCGGCGGCCGGGTCGACGGAGTCCTGCTGATGTCCGTGCACGCCGGTGATCCGCTGCCGGACATGCTCGCCGAAGCCCGGTTGCCGACCGTGCTGCTGGGGCGCCGCTCGGGCGAGGAGTATGTCAGCTACGTCGACGCGGACAACATCGGCGGAGCCCGCAGCGCCGTCTCCCACCTGCTGAGGCAGGGCCGCAGAGTGATAGCGACCATCACCGGGCCGCTCGACCTGTACGCCGCCCGGTGCCGGCTGCGCGGCTACGAAGAGGCCCTGGCGCTGGCGGGTCTGAAGAGCGCGCCGACCCTTGTCGCCCAGAGCGACTTCACGGCGGAGAGCGGACGCCGCGCCATGGCCGAGCTTTTCGAACGGCATCCGGACATCGACGGCGTCCTCGCCGCGTCGGACACCACAGCCGCGGGGGCTCTGGAGGCCCTGAACGCGGCCGGCCGTCGAGTGCCCGAGGATGTCGCCGTGATCGGCTTCGACGACTTTTCGCTGGCCCAGCGGACCGAACCACGCCTGACCACGGTACGCCAGCCGATCGAGGAGATCGGGCGAGCCATGATCCGACTGCTCCTGGAGGAGATGGAAGAGGGCGCCGTCGCCTGGCGTCACGTCATCCTCCGTACGGAGCTGGTGGTACGCGAGTCGACCTGA
- a CDS encoding non-reducing end alpha-L-arabinofuranosidase family hydrolase yields MNPLKRLGRRRASVLSLLAVAALVTPGAATAAPDAVRASTLGAQAAQSGRYFGAAVAAGKLGDGTYTTVLDREFNSVTPENEMKWDTTERSRGSFNFAPADQIVNRATARGQRVRGHTLVWHSQLPSWVGSITDANTLRSVMNNHITTVANHYKGRIHSWDVVNEAFADGGSGQHRPSVFQNLLGDGFIEQAFRTARSADPAAKLCYNDYNIENWSDAKTQGVHRMVRDFKARGVPIDCVGFQAHFGTGGPPSSFQTTLANFAALGVDVQITELDIAQAPTAAYANTVRACMNVARCTGITVWGIRDSDSWRSGENPLLFDRNGNKKPAYQSTLTAMGGTAAARSAAAPRSAAALPATFSWSSSGALIAPKPDATHNIAGIKDPSVVHYNGKYHVFASTASSAGYNLVYLNFSDWSQAGSATHHYLDRTAVGSGYRAAPQVFYNAPQRLWYLVYQTGNASYSTNPDISNPNGWSAPRNFYSSMPDIIRQNIGNGYWVDMWVICDSANCYLFSSDDNGHLYRSQTTVGQFPNGFTNTVIVAQDSNKYALFEASNVYKVQGSNQYLLLVEAIGSDGRRYFRSWTTSSLAGSWTPLAASESNPFAKASNVTFPAGAWTRDISHGEMIRAGYDQTLTIPSCRLQYLYQGMNPAAGGDYNTLPWRLGLLTQTNSTC; encoded by the coding sequence ATGAACCCGCTGAAACGGCTCGGCCGTCGCCGAGCCTCGGTGTTGTCCCTGCTGGCCGTGGCCGCCCTGGTGACGCCAGGGGCCGCGACCGCCGCGCCCGACGCCGTCCGGGCCTCCACACTCGGCGCGCAAGCCGCCCAGTCCGGACGGTACTTCGGGGCCGCGGTGGCCGCCGGAAAGCTCGGCGACGGCACGTACACCACGGTCCTGGACCGTGAGTTCAACTCGGTCACACCCGAGAACGAGATGAAGTGGGACACGACCGAGCGGTCTCGCGGCTCGTTCAACTTCGCCCCCGCCGACCAGATCGTGAACCGCGCGACGGCCCGCGGTCAGCGCGTGCGCGGCCACACCCTGGTGTGGCACTCCCAGCTGCCCAGCTGGGTCGGTTCCATCACGGACGCGAACACCCTGCGCAGCGTGATGAACAACCACATCACCACCGTGGCGAACCACTACAAGGGCCGGATCCACTCGTGGGACGTCGTCAACGAGGCCTTCGCCGACGGCGGCAGCGGCCAGCACCGGCCCTCGGTGTTCCAGAACCTGCTCGGCGACGGCTTCATCGAGCAGGCGTTCCGCACCGCACGGTCGGCCGACCCGGCGGCCAAGCTCTGCTACAACGACTACAACATCGAGAACTGGAGCGACGCGAAGACCCAGGGCGTCCACCGCATGGTGCGCGACTTCAAGGCGCGCGGCGTGCCCATCGACTGCGTCGGCTTCCAGGCCCACTTCGGCACCGGCGGCCCGCCGTCGAGTTTCCAGACCACGCTGGCGAACTTCGCCGCCCTCGGCGTCGATGTCCAGATCACCGAACTGGACATCGCCCAGGCGCCGACGGCGGCCTATGCGAACACGGTGAGGGCCTGCATGAACGTGGCGCGCTGCACCGGCATCACCGTCTGGGGCATCCGCGACAGCGACTCCTGGCGCAGCGGGGAGAACCCCCTGCTGTTCGACCGCAACGGCAACAAGAAGCCGGCCTACCAGTCGACTCTCACCGCGATGGGCGGCACGGCGGCGGCACGCAGCGCGGCCGCGCCCCGGTCCGCCGCCGCGCTGCCCGCCACCTTCTCCTGGAGCTCCAGCGGCGCCCTGATCGCGCCGAAGCCGGACGCGACACACAACATCGCGGGGATCAAGGACCCGTCGGTCGTCCACTACAACGGCAAGTACCACGTGTTCGCGAGCACCGCGAGTTCCGCCGGGTACAACCTCGTGTACCTGAACTTCTCCGACTGGTCGCAGGCGGGTTCGGCCACCCACCACTACCTGGACCGCACCGCCGTCGGCTCCGGATACCGGGCCGCGCCCCAGGTCTTCTACAACGCGCCGCAGCGCCTGTGGTACCTCGTCTACCAGACCGGCAACGCCTCGTACTCCACCAACCCCGACATCAGCAACCCGAACGGGTGGAGCGCGCCGCGCAACTTCTATTCGTCGATGCCGGACATCATCAGGCAGAACATCGGCAACGGCTACTGGGTCGACATGTGGGTGATCTGCGACAGCGCCAACTGCTACCTGTTCTCCTCCGACGACAACGGGCACCTCTACCGTTCCCAGACGACCGTCGGCCAGTTCCCGAACGGCTTCACCAACACCGTCATCGTGGCCCAGGACTCCAACAAGTACGCCCTGTTCGAAGCGAGCAACGTGTACAAGGTGCAGGGCAGTAACCAGTACCTGTTGCTCGTCGAGGCCATCGGCTCGGACGGCCGGCGCTACTTCCGCTCCTGGACGACGAGCAGCCTCGCCGGCTCGTGGACACCGCTGGCCGCGTCCGAGAGCAACCCGTTCGCCAAGGCGAGCAACGTGACCTTCCCCGCCGGTGCCTGGACCCGGGACATCAGCCACGGTGAGATGATCCGCGCGGGCTACGACCAGACGCTGACGATCCCCTCGTGCAGGCTCCAGTACCTGTACCAAGGCATGAACCCCGCCGCGGGCGGCGACTACAACACCCTGCCGTGGCGACTGGGCCTGCTCACCCAGACCAACTCGACCTGCTGA
- a CDS encoding glycoside hydrolase family 48 protein, with product MPSTLQWSGRPDTWNPSSPGANSGLHVTVTDYTNDVGVAAAYAKTLTYYGAKSGDAKARSTAKALLDGMWDHHQDSLGVAVPETRSDYSRFDDSVYVPSGWSGKMPNGETINSSSTFSSIRSFYKNDPAWSKIEAYLKGGAAPVFTYHRFWAQADIALAMGSYAELLE from the coding sequence ATCCCCTCCACCCTCCAGTGGTCGGGCCGGCCCGACACCTGGAACCCGTCAAGTCCCGGCGCCAACAGCGGACTTCACGTCACCGTCACCGACTACACCAACGACGTCGGGGTGGCCGCCGCGTACGCCAAGACACTCACGTACTACGGCGCCAAGTCCGGTGACGCGAAGGCGAGGTCGACGGCGAAGGCGCTGCTGGACGGCATGTGGGACCACCACCAGGACAGCCTCGGTGTCGCTGTTCCGGAGACCCGCAGCGACTACAGCCGGTTCGACGACAGCGTCTACGTGCCGAGCGGCTGGAGCGGGAAGATGCCGAACGGCGAGACCATCAACTCGTCCTCGACGTTCTCCTCGATCCGGTCCTTCTACAAGAACGATCCGGCCTGGTCGAAGATCGAGGCCTACCTCAAGGGCGGCGCCGCGCCCGTCTTCACCTACCACCGGTTCTGGGCCCAGGCGGACATCGCCCTGGCCATGGGCTCGTACGCGGAACTCCTCGAGTAG
- a CDS encoding GH12 family glycosyl hydrolase domain-containing protein has product MRPSPHHAHSARGLLGALLTSLVSLAALLTTASVAQADTTICQPFGSTTVQGRYVVQNNRWGTDATQCIAVTDSGFRITQADGSVPTNGAPKSYPSVYDGCHYTNCSPGTKLPARLSTISNAPTSISYSYVSGAVYDAAYDIWLDPTPRTDGVNRTEIMIWFNKVGSIQPIGSPVGTATVGGREWQVWSGNNGSNDVLSFVAPSAITNWAFDVMDFTRQAVSRGLAQNDWYLTSVQAGFEPWQNGAGLAVTSFSSTVNTGSSGDPGNPGGSTACKVAYATNVWQGGFTADVTITNTGSSPVSGWKLAFTLPSGQRITNAWNANLSGSSGAVTASNVAHNAEVAAGGQATFGFQGTSGGTFAKPSGFSLNGTACTSV; this is encoded by the coding sequence ATGCGTCCTTCACCGCACCATGCCCACAGCGCGCGTGGCCTGCTCGGCGCGCTGCTCACCTCGCTCGTCTCGCTCGCCGCGCTTCTGACCACAGCGTCAGTGGCGCAGGCCGACACCACCATCTGCCAACCCTTCGGTTCAACGACCGTCCAGGGCCGCTACGTGGTGCAGAACAACCGCTGGGGCACCGACGCCACCCAGTGCATCGCCGTCACCGACTCGGGATTCAGGATCACCCAGGCTGACGGATCCGTCCCCACGAACGGCGCTCCGAAGTCCTACCCGTCCGTCTACGACGGCTGCCACTACACCAACTGCTCGCCCGGCACCAAGCTTCCCGCTCGGCTCAGCACCATCTCCAACGCGCCCACCAGCATCTCGTACAGCTATGTGAGCGGCGCGGTCTACGACGCCGCGTACGACATCTGGCTCGACCCCACGCCCCGCACCGACGGCGTGAACCGGACCGAGATCATGATCTGGTTCAACAAGGTCGGATCCATCCAGCCCATCGGCTCGCCGGTCGGCACCGCCACCGTGGGCGGGCGTGAGTGGCAGGTGTGGTCCGGCAACAACGGCTCGAACGACGTACTGTCGTTCGTCGCACCGTCGGCGATCACCAACTGGGCTTTCGACGTCATGGACTTCACCCGGCAGGCCGTCTCCCGGGGACTCGCGCAGAACGACTGGTACCTGACGAGTGTTCAGGCCGGGTTCGAACCCTGGCAGAACGGCGCGGGCCTTGCCGTGACCTCGTTCTCCTCCACCGTCAACACGGGCTCCTCCGGCGACCCGGGCAACCCCGGAGGCTCCACGGCCTGCAAGGTGGCGTACGCGACGAACGTCTGGCAGGGCGGCTTCACCGCCGACGTCACCATCACCAACACCGGCTCCTCCCCCGTCAGCGGCTGGAAGCTCGCGTTCACCCTCCCCTCCGGGCAGCGGATCACCAATGCCTGGAACGCGAACCTGTCCGGGTCGTCAGGAGCTGTCACCGCGAGCAACGTGGCTCACAACGCAGAGGTGGCGGCCGGCGGCCAGGCGACCTTCGGGTTCCAGGGCACCTCCGGCGGCACGTTCGCCAAGCCCTCCGGCTTCAGCCTGAACGGCACCGCCTGCACCAGCGTGTGA